The following is a genomic window from Schistocerca cancellata isolate TAMUIC-IGC-003103 chromosome 8, iqSchCanc2.1, whole genome shotgun sequence.
ATATTTCATTATCTGGCTGGATTGGTCTCTCTGATAGCAGAGACCACTGTGATTTCATTTAAGGAGCAATATTGATACtagtatgagacttcctggcagattaaaactgtgtgccggaccaagactcaaacttctAACCCTTCCCTTTTGTGAGcatgtgctctactgactgagctaccaaagcatatccttacttctgccagaacatcatctcctgccttccagacttcacagaagttctcctgtaaaTCTTTTGGAACTggcattcctgaaaaaaaaaagctgtacCAGTAGATAGTGCATCATTTGGTTGTGACTTTCTTGCTGTTCATCTGTGATACCTTGAACAGTTGTGGCATGTGAGACATGGCAGCTGAGCATAATCATCATAAATGTAATAAAGTAATCTAGAAGTAATTATCATAGTTGTCATTGTGAGTAGATTATCACTTGTAGCTGGTGTTTAACTTTTTTCATTATGGAAGTAGCACGTAGTGGCAGCACCTACCACAGTTTATGCATAATTTGACTTATATCACTGAAGCATCTTCTTCCAGGCAGAATTTATGGAACATGGTGTGAGAATGAATTAACACATATGAGGCAAAATACTTGtacatgcatttaaaaaaaaaaaattctcagactTTAATTTATCTATTTTATATACACTTTACAAGaatttaatatacatatattttacatTTATGACACAGGCACTTTATCGTTTAAGGGATTCGGTACCAGTAACATCTCAAAAGTGTGTATAACTCTTTGTATTTAATATAATGACACAAATGTTAATTAGGAACTAACATGATCATCGCTATCTGAGCTTGTAGAGCCATGATATCCACTATCTACTAAGCAAACTGTCTGCCTTTTCTTATTGATGAAAGACTGTTCAGCCAATGGATTACATGAAGAGCTTCTATTCACAGGCACTGAAGCCATTTCCTTAACAGACCCCGCAGTTCCTTTCAAATGACATGATGTAGAGTTGTTGTCATGTGATGTGGATATACTTGTCTCAATATTAGAGCTACAAATGGGGGAAGTGAAAGTCTTAACCCAGGTTTttcctgaagaagcgaaatttaaaACAAGAGATTTACTACAGCTGCTTCTCGAAACTTCTTGCTTTGCAGAAGAAGCCTCTGTGACTGCCTGCATTTCCTTATCAGCAGACAAACTAGCATTACTACAGCTAATATGAGTAACTGGAGAAGGCACATTTGAGATTAAGTTTTGTTTGACATTCATAATATTTTCTTGTGGACAGGGTGCCACTACTTTTGTATTCATGCATGAATCaaattgctgaacactgtctgcaGGTAATACAGATGGGCAGTCATTTTCATCCATAAGCTCTAAAGTTTCCTTCTGTCCCTGTATATCCACTTCACTTGTGGTTTTGCCAGTTTCAGAAACACTGCATGTTTCAGCAGTGTGATTACATTCAGTTTCACCTTCTCTGGTTAGGTGTCTATCTGTCAATACAGTTGCTTCAGGCAATGTCACAGTCTGCGGGATGGTTCCCTTCTCTCGCTTCTTTACTAATATCTGTGAAGTGTGTTTTTTAGTATCACAACTGCCATGTGTTCTCTTCAGTGGCTTAATCAAGCCACGCATATCATTAGTCTTGCTGCTGGGGAGAACAGGACGTTCTATGATGGCTTGTCGAGACTGCGACTGACGTTCTAGAATACCTAAAATgcggaaataatgaaaatattttaaaacagttaCATACCTATATAAAATTCCGTAAGAGTAATTTCAAACAAATGGTATATTTCTTGGCAAGTGTGCAGTGTAAATGCATCATACTGCACTGTACACATTTCCTAAAGGAATATTATGTCAATAAAATTGCCATGAGCTGTAACTACAAACTGCATTATAAACCAGTTTGTGTGTGGCTAATTCTGAGTGTGGGAACAAACAATGGAAGAGAGAAGCACATTATTAAGAAACACAAATCACCAGGAAACTACAGAACAAAATTCTAAATGCATgcaaaattgaaataaatgaacacTTTTTTCACAtacagattttttgaaaatatgaggcAAAAGGCATTATTCATCCagacacacgcacaaacacacacatgcacaaacacacacatgcacaaacacacacacaagcacaaacacacacacacaaaattaaaataatatgcaCAGAGGTGATTATAAATTGAATGATGCACCAGTTTTTGACTATTTCTGCATGACACTGAACAAGAAGCTGAGTATCTTactgaatttacaaaattttcataACGGTTTTGGAAAatgttatacggggtgttcaaaaagcctCTCCACAGTGCCATATGATTGTCAGCCGTGAGTGCCATATGATTGttcacctgcctgggttacttcccttcaagtggactctcccaacattccactgtttcgtttatctcagccagcgtcagtagtatcgttggtgaaAGTATATGCCCAAACTACACAGTATATGGAGATGAAAATATATTATAAATTATTAAGGTGTGGTGATATAAAAATACACGTCACTGTGGTAAGTGTGCAAAACCATCGCAAAAGCGTCTTTGCCACCGTCGGCATAGTTACTGTCATTATTTGCAGTTGTTGTTCTCCTGTTTGTTGTTACATCATATGCTTGCATAAAAAGTTACTATGGAATACTGAGCAGTACTTATTGTGAACATGAGAATAAGTTCGAGTTCCTGTAGTGATGACCCTGAAAAGGAAAGCAAAGtttaaacactgaaacatgtagtcAGAAAAAATGGATTCATTGATGCAAGCACCCAAAACTGGAATCGAATGGAAGAACGCTTACTGTGTGTCTTAGGATCACCATCCGTGACTTTTATTTCACCAATAAACGGCATGATAAGGTGTAAATATACAAGATGGGAGTATGTGCAAAGGAATTGAAATGTTAAGCTTCCCATATTCTGGTTGAGACGACCTCAAATTTGGTTCAAGCAAATCGAATGCATCTTTCAATGTGTCGGGTGTTCGATAACACTGATAGATTTAATATCATGGTCTCACATCTGGATTTAGAAGCACTTACTTACTTCACTTTACTTTaggcgatcaggcccagaggaccacaCACTACTACAAGGTTCCTCCTTCACTGGGTTTTGTTTTGTGCCTCCTGGTGCCCATCAGTCTCTATTCCAATCTGCAGCAAGTCCTCAAGGATTCCATCCCTCCATCTCTTCTTTAGTCTTCCTGGTGGGCGTCTTCCACAGGGAGTATAATCCATAGCTTTCAAAGGCCATCGGCATTTATCCATCTGACTGACATGTCCTGCCCATACAAGGTGCTTGGTTCTCATCAGTCCTAGAATGTTTGATCTATTGTACATTTTGTTCAGTTCACAATCATGTCTGATCCTCCATTCTCCAGTGATCTCATCCTGTACTGGACCAAAGATCTTCCTTAAAACTTTCCACTCAAAAACAAGAAGATTGTTCAAGTCTTTTTTCCAGACACTCCAAGTTTCACAACCATACGGTATGACAGGTTGAAACATTGTTTTATACAGCTGGAGTTTGAAATTCCTCAAGAGACCACGCGATGCAATAAGTTGACTGAGACCAAAGTATGATCGATTGGCAGCTTGGATCCTCACTTTGGCTTCTGCTTTACATGCTGCGTCTTCTGTAAAAATTAACCCCAGATATTT
Proteins encoded in this region:
- the LOC126094593 gene encoding probable splicing factor YJU2B — encoded protein: MGERKGTNLYYPPDYDPKKGGLNKFLGTHALRERARKLHMGILIIRFEMPYNIWCDGCNNHIGMGVRYNAEKKKVGMYYSTPVYQFRMKCHLCDNHFEIKTDPANFDYVIVSGARRQENRWDPTQNEQVVPEDKATSKRLFDDAMFKLEHGDKDQKGAKSIMPTLSRLAAMREDRWQDDYSANCALRQTFRAKKRAQKKTEARDRALTHKFGLDLPLLPELESDVHLAKLLALKPAQSILERQSQSRQAIIERPVLPSSKTNDMRGLIKPLKRTHGSCDTKKHTSQILVKKREKGTIPQTVTLPEATVLTDRHLTREGETECNHTAETCSVSETGKTTSEVDIQGQKETLELMDENDCPSVLPADSVQQFDSCMNTKVVAPCPQENIMNVKQNLISNVPSPVTHISCSNASLSADKEMQAVTEASSAKQEVSRSSCSKSLVLNFASSGKTWVKTFTSPICSSNIETSISTSHDNNSTSCHLKGTAGSVKEMASVPVNRSSSCNPLAEQSFINKKRQTVCLVDSGYHGSTSSDSDDHVSS